DNA from Roseomonas gilardii subsp. gilardii:
AATGTCGCCTATCAGGACATGATCGACGTCCATACGGGGATGCTGACCATCGACGCGGCGCTGGCCGGGGAATGGGACGTGTTCTGGGATGCCGTGGCGCATCTGGCGCAGCCGGCGGGCGTGCTGGCCTTCTTCTCGCTGGCCTATATCGCGCGCATGACGCGGGCCTTCATGCTGGCGGAGCTGCGGTCGGAATACGTGACCACCGCCCGGGCCAAGGGCCTGTCCGGCTTCCGCATCGTCTGGGGCCATGCCTTTCCCAACGTCGCGGTGCCGCTGGTGACGGTGGTCTTCCTCACCTATGCCGGGCTGCTGGAAGGGGCGGTGCTGACCGAGACGATCTTCTCCTGGCCGGGGCTCGGCCAGTACCTGACCGTCTCCCTGATGAATGCCGACATGAACGCGGTGCTGGGCGCGACGCTGGTGGTGGGGCTGATCTATGTCGTCCTGAACCTGCTCTCCGACCTGCTCTACCGCCTGCTGGACCCGCGCGTGCGATGACCGCCAAGACCTTCTCCCGCGCCTGGCTGCTCTCGCCGGCCCCGGAATCCCGCCGGCAGGCCGCCTGGGGGCAGCGCTACCAGGCCTGGCTGGCCTTCCGCCGCAATCCGCTGGCCATGGCCGGGCTGATCGTGGTGGTGCTGCTGCTCGCGCTCTCGCTGCTGGCGCCGGTGCTGGCCACGCACGACCCGAACATCCAGAACCTGGCGAACCGGCTGCAGCCCTGGTCGGCCCAGCACTGGCTGGGCACGGACGAGCTGGGACGCGACGTCTATTCCCGCCTGCTCTATGGCGGGCGGATCACGCTCGGCATGGTGGTCTCCGTGGTGATCCTGGTGGCGCCGCTGGGCCTCGTGGTGGGCTGCATCGCGGGCTATGCCGGGGGGATCTGGGACCGCATCCTGATGCGCGTCACCGATGTCTTCCTGGCCTTTCCCCGGCTGATCCTGGCGCTGGCCTTCGTGGCCGCGCTGCGCCCGGGGGTGGAAAGCGCGGTGATCGCCATCGCGCTGACCGCCTGGCCGCCCTATGCCCGCCTCGCCCGGGCGGAGACGCTGACCATCCGCCGCACCGACTACATCGCCGCGGTGCGCCTGTCCGGCGCCTCGCCGGCCCGGGTGGTGCTGCGGCACGTGGCGCCGATGTGCATCCCCTCCCTGACGGTGCGGGTGACGCTGGACATGGCCTCGATCATCCTGACCGCCGCCGGGCTGGGCTTCCTGGGCCTTGGCGCGCAGCCGCCGCTGCCGGAATGGGGGACGATGATCGCGACGGCACGGCGCTTCGTGCTGGAGCAATGGTGGGTTCCGGTGATCCCGGGCATCGCCATCTTCGTGGCCAGCCTCGCCTTCAACCTGCTGGGCGACGGGCTGCGCGACGTGCTGGACCCGAAGCAGCGCTGAGGCGGGCGGGGAAGGGTGCCCTCTCCCCCGGCCGCGGAATGAGCTTGACGTCGTCTCCCCACATTGCTCTGCACGGGCTTCCTGCCCGTGCCGCCGTGAGTCTCCCGCCCCATGCTTCGCCGCTTCTTCGCCTATTACCGCCCCTGGCGGCGCCTGTTCCTGCTGGATTTCGGCTGCGCGGTGCTGTCGGGCCTGCTGGAGCTGGGCTTTCCCATCGCCGTGCGCGCCTTCGTGGACCATCTTCTGCCGCAACAGGACTGGCCGCTGATCCTGCTCGCCTCGGCGGGGCTGATCTTCATCTATCTGGCCAATACCGGGCTGATGGCCATCGTGAACTACTGGGGCCACATGCTCGGGATCAACATCGAGACGGAGATGCGGCGGCGGGCCTTCGACCACCTGCAGAAGCTCTCCTTCCGCTTCTACGACAACCAGAAGACCGGGCATCTGGTGGGGCGGCTGACCAAGGACCTGGAGGAGATCGGCGAGGTCGCGCATCACGGGCCGGAGGACCTGTTCATCGCGGTGATGACCTTCCTCGGCGCCTTCGGGCTGATGCTCTGGGTCAATGTGCCGCTGGCGCTGATGACGGCGGTGATCGTGCCGCTGACGAGCTGGGTCTCCACCCATTACGGCAGCCGCATGACCCGCACCTGGCGCGCCATCTATGGCCGTGTCGGCGCCTTCAACGCGCGGATCGAGGAGAATGTCGGCGGCATCCGCGTGGTGCAGGCCTTCGCCAACGAGGATCACGAGCGCGCCCTCTTCGCCCGGGACAATGCGGGCTACCGCGACACCAAGCTGCAGGCCTACCGCATCATGGCGGCCAGCCTGTCCATCTCCTATCTCGGCATGCGGCTGACGCAGATGGTGGTGATGGTCGCCGGCGCCTATTTCGTGATCCGGGGTGAGCTCACGGCCGGCGGCTTCGTCGGCTTCCTGCTGCTGGTCGGCGTCTTCTTCCGGCCGGTGGAGAAGATCAACGCGGTGCTGGAGACCTATCCCAAGGGCATCGCCGGCTTCCGCCGCTATGTCGAGCTGCTGGAGACCCAGCCCGACGTGGCGGATGCGCCCGACGCCGTGCCGGCGCCGCCGCTGCGGGGCGATATCCGCTACGAGCATGTCACCTTCGGCTATACGCCGGACAAGCCGGTGCTGCGCGACATCGGGCTGGAGATCCGGGCCGGGGAAACGGTGGCCTTCGTCGGCCCCTCCGGCGCCGGCAAGACCACGCTCTGCTCCCTGCTGCCACGCTTCTATGAGCTGGATTCCGGCCGCATCACCATCGACGGGATGGATATCCGGCGCATGACCCTGTCCTCCCTGCGGGCGCAGATCGGCATCGTGCAGCAGGACGCCTTCCTCTTCTCCGGCACGCTGCGGGAGAACATCGCCTATGGCCGCCTCGATGCCAGCGAGGCGGAGATCCGCGAGGCCGCCCGCCGTGCCCGGCTGGAGGCGATGATCGCCGCCTTGCCGGAGGGGCTGGACACGGTGGTGGGGGAGCGCGGGGTGAAGCTGTCCGGCGGGCAGAAGCAGCGCATCGCCATCGCCCGGATCTTCCTGAAGAACCCGCCGATCCTGATCCTGGATGAGGCGACCTCCGCCCTGGACACGGAGACGGAGCGGGCGATCCAGGCCTCGCTGGCCGAACTCTCCGAGGGGCGCACCACGCTGGTGATCGCGCACCGCCTCGCCACCATCCAGAACGCCGACCGGATCGTGGTGGTGGACGCCTCCGGCATTGCCGAGCAGGGGCGCCATGCCGAGCTGGTGGCCCGCGGGGGGATCTATCGCCGCCTGCACGAGGCCCAGCATGGGGCCGCCGGCACGGCGCGGGCGGGGTAGGGTGCATCCCCCCCGATGTTCCTCGTCCCGGCGCTGTTCTAAAGAGGACGTAATGCCCGAAAAGCTCGTCGAGATCCGCAACCTCCGGGTCGCCTTCGCCTCCGCCACCGGGGTCACGCCCGCCGTGCGCGGCCTGTCCCTGACCCTGGGCCGCGAGAAGCTCGGCATCGTCGGGGAGAGCGGCTCCGGCAAGTCCGTGACCGGGCGCGCGCTGATGCGCCTGCTGCCCGCCACCGCCGATGTGCGGGCGGATGCGCTGCGCTTCGGCGGCACCGATATCCTGACGGCGCCGGAGCGGGAGATGCGCCGCCTGCGCGGCGGGCGGATCGGGCTGATCCTGCAGGACCCGAAATACAGCCTGAACCCGGTGCTCCCCATCGGCCGCCAGATCACCGAGGCGCTGCGCCAGCACAAGCGCATCGGCCGGGGCGAGGCGCGCGACCGGGCGCTGGCGCTGCTGGAAAGCGTGCGCATCCGCGATCCGGGGCGCGTGCTCGACGCCTATCCGCACGAGGTTTCGGGCGGCATGGGGCAGCGTGTGATGATCGCCATGATGCTGGCGCCCGAGCCGGACATGCTGATCGCCGACGAGCCGACCAGCGCGCTGGATTCCTCGGTGCAGGCGGAGATCCTGCGCCTGATCGGCGATCTGGTGGACAGCCGGGGCATGGCGCTGATGCTGATCAGCCACGATCTGCCGCTGGTCAGCCATTTCTGCGACCGCATCCTGGTGATGTATGCGGGGCAGGTGATGGAGGAACTGAAGGCCTCCGAACTGCACAGGGCGGAACATCCCTACACGCGCGGGCTGCTGGCCTGCCTGCCCTCGCTGGCGAAGCCGCGCGGGCGCCTGCCGGTGCTGACGCGCGACCCGGCCTGGCTGGAACCGAGAAGCCCCGTTCATCAGGAGGGAGCGGCATCGTGATCGAGGTCGGCGACCTGCATGTCCACTTCGGCAGCACCCATGCGGTGAAGGGCGTCTCCTTCTCCGTCGGCAAGGGTGAGAGCTTCGGCCTCGTCGGGGAAAGCGGTTCCGGCAAGTCCACCGTGCTGCGCACCCTGGCCGGGCTGAACGAGGACTGGTCCGGCACGGTGACGGTGGATGGCAGGCCGCTCGGGCGCCGCCGCGACAGGGAATTCTACCGCCGCGTCCAGATGGTGTTCCAGGACCCCTACGGCTCTCTGCATCCGCGCCAGACGGTGGACCGCCTGTTGTCCGAGCCGCTGCTGATCCACGGCATCGGCGATGTGGACAGGCGCATCCTGCGGGCGCTGGACGAGGTGGCGCTGCCGCGGGCGGCGCGCTTCCGCTTCCCGCACCAGCTTTCCGGCGGCCAGCGCCAGCGCGTGGCCATCGCCCGCGCCCTGATCGCCGAACCCTCCGTGCTGCTGCTCGACGAACCCACCAGCGCGCTGGACGTGTCCGTGCAGGCGGAGGTGCTGAACCTCCTCGCCGACCTGCGCAGCGCGCATGGTCTGACCTTCCTGCTCGTCAGCCACAACCTCGCCGTGGTGGCGCAGATCTGCGAGAGGCTGGCGGTGATGCAGAATGGCGAGATCGTCGATCTGCTCACCGAATCGGACCTGCGCAACGGCGAGGCGCATCACGCGCATTCGCGTGACCTGCTGCGACTTTCGCGGGAACTGGAAGAGAGTTGACAAGCCACCGCGACAGCCCACGGACAGGCGGCAACCGCTTCCGCCCCGGACTCATCACAGTGTGAGCGCGGGCGGGCCGGAAGGGAGGCCGGGAACGGTCGCCTTCCGGAACGGAAGCCGCTATGCCGCTGGTAATGTCTGAGCCCGATGCAAGCGCGTCCCCGTTCCATCGCGACCTCGCCCGGGACATTCTGCTGCGATTGCGGGCGCGCGGCGCGCGGCCCGGCGACCGTCTCTCGCGTCTCGGCCTGGCCCGGGAATTCGGCGTCAGCCGCACGCCGGTCCTGGCTTCCCTCGCCCTGCTGGAACGTCTCGGCGTCGTGGTCACCGAGGGGCGCTCGGTCCGGCTCCTCGATCCCGGCTACGATCCGGCGCGCCTCGACGTGGCCGACGAGACCGCCCTTCTCGTGCTCCGGATCGCGCGCGAGCGCCGCGACGGCAACCTGCCCGAGGAGGTGTCGGAGCGGATGCTGCGGCAAAGGACCGGGGCCAGCCGCACGGCGCTGCATGAGGCCCTGCATCATCTGGAATCGGTGGGGATCGCCACGCGCAACCGGGGCCATGGCTGGCGCCTCGGCATGGGTTTCGCGAGCGAGGAGGAACGCGTGGCCTCCTACCGCTTCCGCCTGATGCTGGAGCCGGCGGCGCTGCTGGAGCCGGGTTTCACCCTGCCCCGCGACCGGATGGCCGCCCTGCGCGAAAGCCAGGAAGCCGCCCTGCGCCGGCCATGGCGGGAAGGGGATGTGCCGCGTTTCTACGAGAGCGCCGCGGGCTTCCACCTCGCGCTGGCGCAGGGCTGCGGCAACCGCTTCGTCATCCAGGCGGTGGAGATGCAGAACCGCCTGCGCCATCTCCACGGGCTGCACCTGTTGGACCGGGCGCGGGTGCATGACGCGGCGCGTGAGCATCTCGGCATCCTGGATGCGCTGGAAATGGGCGACCGCGCCCTGGCCGCGGAACGGATGCGCGCGCATCTGCAGGGCAGCCTCGCCCCGCGATAGCGCCCGCCGAAAGGTCAGGCCCCGGCCGGGATCTCCTCCTCCAGCAAAGCCGCCTCCTCCGCCTCCAGGCGTTCCGTCTCTCCCGGCTGGAGGCCGAAGCGCCGGGCGACATCGGGGGCGTAGCGCAGCAGGTCCGGCCGCAACCGGATCAGCGCGAGGTCCTTGGCCTTGGCCTCCAGCATCACGTCGAATTCCAGACCTTCGGCGAGCCGCATGAAGGTGATGAACTCGAAGGGGTTGCAGTAGTCCGCATGGCCCGTCCAGACGGGCGGCACGAGCACGGTCTTGTTCTTGCCCGTCCGGCGATCCTTGCGCTGCGTCTCGCGCAGCTCCGTGCGGGGCGAGGAGAAGTGGCATTTCGGGCGTACCCCTGCGGGCCAGGAGCGCAGGAAGCGTTCCAGGGTCGGCCGCATCGCCAGCCCCTCGGGGTTCAGGCACCAGAAATGCTGGTGGTCGAAGATCAGCCGCACGCCGGTCCGCTCCTGAATCCAGAGCACGTCGGCGGCGGAGAAGCGCAGGTCGTCATTCTCCAGCACCAGGCGGCGGCGCACCGGTTCCGGCAGCCTCTCCTCCCAGCAGCGTACCCAGCGCTCCCGGCTGGCGGGCACGTCGCCATAGGTGCCGCCGACATGCACCACCACCACGGCCTCCGGGCCGAGCTCCATGCGGTCCAGCATCTCCGCCTGGGCAGCGAGGTCCCGGATGCTCTTCTCCACCAGTGCCGTGTCGGGGCTGTTCAGCACGATGAACTGCGAGGGATGGAAGGAGAGCCGGATATCCATCTCCCGCGCCCGGGCGCCGAAGGCGCGCAGCTCCGCATCGCTTTCCGCGATCATGCCGTGGAACTGCGGCATGTCAGGATGCGTGGCATAGGGCGCGAGGTCGGAGGACATCCGGTACATCCGGATGCCGTGCCGGCCGAGATAGTCCAGCGCCCGGTGCATGTACTCCAGCGAGACCCGGAGATGCGGCGCGCTCTGCCAGCGCCGCGTGTCGTTGCTCCGGATCTCCGGCGCGCCCATCAGCTTGACGGGAAAGCCGAGGCGCAGCGTTTCCTGTGCGGCCATGCCGTCCGTCTTTCCCCCGAATCCCACCCGTCGCCAACGCGGTCTGGCGAGCGGGGTTCGGGGGCCTCGCCAAAGCGTGCGTTCCCCGGCGGCTACAGCCCCTGGAACAGCGCCGTGGAGAGGTAGCGTTCCGCGAAGGAGGCGGCGATGCCGACGACCAGACGGCCCTCCATCGCCGGGTCCCGCGCCACCTCCACCATCGCATGCAGCACGGCGCCGGAGGAGATGCCGACCGGCAGGCCCTCCAGCCGCGCGCAGCGCCGGGCCATGGCCATGGCGTCGGATTCGCCCACCGCGCGGATCTGGTCCAGCCGCTCCAGCTCCAGTACCCCCGGCTTGAAACCGGCACCGATGCCCTGGATGTCGTGCGGCCCCGGATCGTCCCCGGCCGAGAGCACGGCGCTTTCCCGCGGCTCCACGCCGATGATGCGCAGGCTGGCGCGGCGCGGCTTCAGCGTCCTGGCGATGCCGGTCAGCGTACCGCCGGTGCCGATGCCGCTGACGATGGCATCCACCTCGCCACCGGTATCGGCCCAGATCTCCTCGGCCGTGGTCGCGGCATGGATCTCCGGATTGGCCTCGTTGTCGAACTGGCGTGGAATCCAGGCGCCGGGCGTGGCGGCGGCG
Protein-coding regions in this window:
- the uvsE gene encoding UV DNA damage repair endonuclease UvsE encodes the protein MAAQETLRLGFPVKLMGAPEIRSNDTRRWQSAPHLRVSLEYMHRALDYLGRHGIRMYRMSSDLAPYATHPDMPQFHGMIAESDAELRAFGARAREMDIRLSFHPSQFIVLNSPDTALVEKSIRDLAAQAEMLDRMELGPEAVVVVHVGGTYGDVPASRERWVRCWEERLPEPVRRRLVLENDDLRFSAADVLWIQERTGVRLIFDHQHFWCLNPEGLAMRPTLERFLRSWPAGVRPKCHFSSPRTELRETQRKDRRTGKNKTVLVPPVWTGHADYCNPFEFITFMRLAEGLEFDVMLEAKAKDLALIRLRPDLLRYAPDVARRFGLQPGETERLEAEEAALLEEEIPAGA
- a CDS encoding ABC transporter ATP-binding protein, which encodes MPEKLVEIRNLRVAFASATGVTPAVRGLSLTLGREKLGIVGESGSGKSVTGRALMRLLPATADVRADALRFGGTDILTAPEREMRRLRGGRIGLILQDPKYSLNPVLPIGRQITEALRQHKRIGRGEARDRALALLESVRIRDPGRVLDAYPHEVSGGMGQRVMIAMMLAPEPDMLIADEPTSALDSSVQAEILRLIGDLVDSRGMALMLISHDLPLVSHFCDRILVMYAGQVMEELKASELHRAEHPYTRGLLACLPSLAKPRGRLPVLTRDPAWLEPRSPVHQEGAAS
- a CDS encoding ABC transporter ATP-binding protein, giving the protein MIEVGDLHVHFGSTHAVKGVSFSVGKGESFGLVGESGSGKSTVLRTLAGLNEDWSGTVTVDGRPLGRRRDREFYRRVQMVFQDPYGSLHPRQTVDRLLSEPLLIHGIGDVDRRILRALDEVALPRAARFRFPHQLSGGQRQRVAIARALIAEPSVLLLDEPTSALDVSVQAEVLNLLADLRSAHGLTFLLVSHNLAVVAQICERLAVMQNGEIVDLLTESDLRNGEAHHAHSRDLLRLSRELEES
- the cysK gene encoding cysteine synthase A; amino-acid sequence: MPEERSRLPPSQHRGRLYDSVLDLVGATPLVRLPRLEAAEALPARLALKLEFFNPLGSVKDRIGLAMVEAAERQGLIRPGHSTLIEPTSGNTGIALAFVAAAKGYALTVVMPDGASVERQKMIRLMGGHVELTPARRGMSGAIARAEAIAAATPGAWIPRQFDNEANPEIHAATTAEEIWADTGGEVDAIVSGIGTGGTLTGIARTLKPRRASLRIIGVEPRESAVLSAGDDPGPHDIQGIGAGFKPGVLELERLDQIRAVGESDAMAMARRCARLEGLPVGISSGAVLHAMVEVARDPAMEGRLVVGIAASFAERYLSTALFQGL
- a CDS encoding GntR family transcriptional regulator, with the protein product MSEPDASASPFHRDLARDILLRLRARGARPGDRLSRLGLAREFGVSRTPVLASLALLERLGVVVTEGRSVRLLDPGYDPARLDVADETALLVLRIARERRDGNLPEEVSERMLRQRTGASRTALHEALHHLESVGIATRNRGHGWRLGMGFASEEERVASYRFRLMLEPAALLEPGFTLPRDRMAALRESQEAALRRPWREGDVPRFYESAAGFHLALAQGCGNRFVIQAVEMQNRLRHLHGLHLLDRARVHDAAREHLGILDALEMGDRALAAERMRAHLQGSLAPR
- a CDS encoding ABC transporter permease yields the protein MTAKTFSRAWLLSPAPESRRQAAWGQRYQAWLAFRRNPLAMAGLIVVVLLLALSLLAPVLATHDPNIQNLANRLQPWSAQHWLGTDELGRDVYSRLLYGGRITLGMVVSVVILVAPLGLVVGCIAGYAGGIWDRILMRVTDVFLAFPRLILALAFVAALRPGVESAVIAIALTAWPPYARLARAETLTIRRTDYIAAVRLSGASPARVVLRHVAPMCIPSLTVRVTLDMASIILTAAGLGFLGLGAQPPLPEWGTMIATARRFVLEQWWVPVIPGIAIFVASLAFNLLGDGLRDVLDPKQR
- a CDS encoding ABC transporter ATP-binding protein, with amino-acid sequence MLRRFFAYYRPWRRLFLLDFGCAVLSGLLELGFPIAVRAFVDHLLPQQDWPLILLASAGLIFIYLANTGLMAIVNYWGHMLGINIETEMRRRAFDHLQKLSFRFYDNQKTGHLVGRLTKDLEEIGEVAHHGPEDLFIAVMTFLGAFGLMLWVNVPLALMTAVIVPLTSWVSTHYGSRMTRTWRAIYGRVGAFNARIEENVGGIRVVQAFANEDHERALFARDNAGYRDTKLQAYRIMAASLSISYLGMRLTQMVVMVAGAYFVIRGELTAGGFVGFLLLVGVFFRPVEKINAVLETYPKGIAGFRRYVELLETQPDVADAPDAVPAPPLRGDIRYEHVTFGYTPDKPVLRDIGLEIRAGETVAFVGPSGAGKTTLCSLLPRFYELDSGRITIDGMDIRRMTLSSLRAQIGIVQQDAFLFSGTLRENIAYGRLDASEAEIREAARRARLEAMIAALPEGLDTVVGERGVKLSGGQKQRIAIARIFLKNPPILILDEATSALDTETERAIQASLAELSEGRTTLVIAHRLATIQNADRIVVVDASGIAEQGRHAELVARGGIYRRLHEAQHGAAGTARAG